The following coding sequences lie in one Thermosulfuriphilus ammonigenes genomic window:
- the tyrS gene encoding tyrosine--tRNA ligase has translation MKSVEEQLEYLRRGTVDIVSEDELRQKLERSLTTGSPLRIKAGFDPTAPDLHLGHTVLLQKMKHFQDLGHRVFFLIGDFTGMIGDPTGKNETRPPLTREQVLENAKTYQEQVFKILDPEKTEVVFNSQWMLKMNTMDFIRLCSKYTVARMLEREDFKKRFQTGRPIAIHELIYPLIQAYDSVALEADVELGGSDQLFNLLVGREIQREYGQEPQVIITVPLLEGLDGVQKMSKSLGNYVGITEPPQEMFGKLMSISDDLMWRYYELLSDLSLSEIEALKESVRTGREHPKEAKKRLALEIVARFHGLSAAKKAAEVFEATFSRGEVPEDAPEVNLDPGLLWLPRFLKEQGLASSTSEARRLIKQRAVALNGQRLETEELNLEPGTFVLKVGKRRFLKLKVGA, from the coding sequence ATGAAATCCGTAGAAGAACAATTGGAATATCTCCGTCGAGGCACAGTAGATATTGTCTCAGAGGATGAGTTGCGTCAAAAACTAGAGCGTTCTTTGACTACCGGAAGCCCTCTCCGCATTAAGGCCGGCTTTGATCCTACAGCTCCGGATTTACATCTTGGCCATACGGTTCTCCTTCAGAAGATGAAACACTTCCAGGATTTGGGACATCGGGTTTTTTTCCTCATCGGCGATTTTACGGGGATGATTGGTGACCCCACCGGTAAAAATGAAACCAGACCCCCCCTTACTCGGGAACAGGTGTTAGAGAACGCCAAAACCTATCAAGAACAGGTCTTTAAAATCCTTGATCCGGAAAAAACAGAAGTGGTCTTTAACAGTCAGTGGATGCTAAAGATGAACACCATGGATTTTATCCGTCTCTGTTCGAAATACACGGTGGCGAGGATGCTTGAGCGGGAGGACTTTAAAAAGCGATTCCAGACCGGCCGGCCCATAGCTATCCATGAGCTGATCTATCCCTTAATTCAGGCCTATGACTCTGTAGCCCTTGAGGCCGATGTTGAGTTAGGTGGTTCCGATCAACTCTTTAATCTTCTGGTGGGGCGAGAAATTCAGAGAGAATACGGCCAAGAACCCCAAGTGATTATCACTGTACCTCTTCTTGAAGGTCTTGATGGGGTTCAGAAGATGAGTAAAAGTCTGGGAAACTATGTGGGAATTACTGAACCCCCTCAGGAGATGTTCGGCAAACTTATGTCCATCTCTGATGATCTGATGTGGCGGTATTATGAGCTCCTCAGCGACTTGAGTCTTTCAGAAATAGAGGCCCTTAAGGAGTCTGTTCGGACCGGACGAGAACATCCCAAAGAGGCCAAAAAGCGTTTGGCTTTAGAGATCGTGGCCCGCTTTCATGGCCTATCAGCGGCCAAGAAGGCGGCCGAGGTCTTTGAGGCCACCTTCTCTCGGGGAGAGGTCCCAGAGGATGCCCCTGAGGTAAACCTAGATCCGGGGCTTCTGTGGCTACCCCGCTTTCTTAAAGAGCAGGGGCTGGCCTCAAGCACCTCTGAGGCCCGAAGGCTAATAAAGCAACGGGCGGTGGCCTTAAATGGCCAGAGGCTAGAGACAGAAGAATTGAATCTAGAGCCGGGTACCTTTGTTCTTAAGGTGGGCAAGCGGCGTTTTTTGAAACTGAAAGTGGGGGCTTGA
- a CDS encoding TIGR00282 family metallophosphoesterase, translated as MPSKVRILFIGDIVGSPGRAALADALPILKREISPHFILANGENAAGGYGLTEKVAEDLLALGIDVLTSGNHIWRREFLGYLDRAERVVRPANYPEEAPGRGAVIISKEDFTLGVINLEGRVFMRSIECPFRVGRRLAAEMYQKTPLILVDFHAEATSEKMALSYYLDGRVTAVVGTHTHVQTADEKILPGGTAYITDVGMTGVRDSVIGMRKDQALELFLSQVPRKLEVPKKGASILEAVLVEADSQSGRALSIVRLRKFL; from the coding sequence ATGCCAAGTAAGGTCCGGATCCTCTTTATCGGAGATATAGTCGGTAGCCCAGGAAGAGCCGCCCTGGCAGACGCTCTTCCTATTTTAAAGAGAGAGATCTCCCCGCACTTTATTTTGGCCAATGGGGAAAATGCCGCTGGGGGCTATGGACTTACGGAGAAAGTAGCCGAAGATCTTCTTGCTCTTGGGATAGATGTCCTTACATCTGGCAACCACATCTGGCGTCGGGAGTTTTTGGGCTATCTTGATCGGGCCGAGCGGGTGGTCCGTCCGGCAAACTATCCTGAAGAGGCCCCGGGTCGGGGGGCAGTAATTATCAGTAAAGAAGACTTTACCTTGGGAGTGATTAATCTCGAGGGGCGAGTCTTTATGCGCTCTATAGAATGTCCTTTCAGGGTTGGCCGAAGGCTTGCGGCAGAAATGTACCAAAAGACCCCCCTGATCCTAGTGGACTTTCATGCCGAGGCTACCAGCGAAAAGATGGCTCTCTCTTATTATCTCGATGGTCGGGTAACGGCCGTGGTAGGGACTCATACTCATGTTCAGACGGCGGATGAGAAGATCCTACCCGGAGGAACAGCCTACATTACTGATGTAGGAATGACGGGGGTAAGGGATTCAGTCATTGGTATGCGGAAAGATCAAGCCTTAGAGCTCTTTCTATCTCAAGTGCCCAGGAAGCTTGAGGTTCCTAAAAAGGGGGCTTCCATTCTGGAAGCCGTATTGGTTGAGGCCGATAGTCAATCCGGGCGAGCCCTGTCTATAGTTCGTCTGCGAAAGTTCTTGTAG
- the rny gene encoding ribonuclease Y → MEVAYFALAVLLGLVIGLPLGFVLKARQYEQTVGSAEKVAFEIRDKARHEADQIKKEAQIQAREEIVRLKEKARQELEQEKREIQKIERRLTDKEHQLERRLEQLEKREAELSRRERALKEEESRLTSREAELAEIVAAQKTELEKISGLTTEEAREIILKKVEEEVREDAARIIMRVESEVKEIADRKAKEIIALAIARYAGEYVAEKTVSVVPLPNEEMKGRIIGREGRNIRALEAATGVDLIIDDTPEAVVLSAYSPLRREIARIALERLISDGRIHPARIEEVVRKVEEEMEATIKEVGERVTFDVGVYGIHPELVKLLGRLKYRTSYAQNVLQHSVEVAFLSGLMAGELGLDVKKAKRAGLLHDIGKAVDHEVEGPHALIGAELAKRYGEDEEVVQAIAAHHEDVPCESPLAVLVQAADALSGARPGARREMLETYIKRLEDLERIAYSFPGVQKAFAIQAGREIRIMVDSGRLSDAETALLCRDITKKIEKELTYPGQIKVTVIRETRAIEYAK, encoded by the coding sequence ATGGAAGTTGCTTATTTTGCTTTAGCTGTTCTTCTCGGTCTTGTTATCGGACTCCCTCTAGGGTTTGTTCTTAAAGCCCGCCAATATGAACAGACGGTGGGATCGGCCGAAAAGGTGGCCTTTGAGATTCGGGACAAGGCCCGCCATGAGGCCGATCAGATTAAAAAAGAAGCCCAGATACAGGCCCGAGAGGAGATCGTCAGGCTTAAGGAAAAGGCCCGTCAGGAACTAGAGCAGGAAAAACGTGAAATACAAAAGATAGAACGCCGCCTGACGGACAAGGAACATCAGCTTGAACGACGTCTGGAGCAGCTGGAGAAAAGGGAGGCGGAACTTTCCCGACGGGAAAGGGCTCTAAAAGAGGAAGAGTCACGTTTAACCAGCCGTGAGGCTGAACTGGCTGAGATTGTGGCTGCCCAGAAGACCGAGTTGGAAAAGATCTCAGGTCTCACTACGGAGGAGGCCCGCGAGATCATTCTCAAAAAAGTTGAAGAAGAGGTCCGAGAGGATGCCGCTCGCATAATCATGCGAGTTGAGTCAGAAGTCAAGGAGATTGCAGATCGCAAAGCCAAAGAGATTATTGCCTTGGCCATTGCCCGTTATGCTGGTGAGTATGTGGCCGAAAAGACAGTCTCGGTGGTCCCCTTGCCTAACGAAGAGATGAAAGGCCGAATTATCGGACGAGAGGGACGCAACATTCGGGCCTTGGAGGCGGCCACAGGGGTGGACCTTATCATTGATGATACCCCCGAAGCCGTAGTCCTATCGGCTTACAGCCCCTTAAGACGGGAGATCGCCCGGATCGCCCTGGAGCGTCTTATCTCTGATGGTCGCATCCACCCGGCCCGAATTGAAGAGGTGGTTCGCAAGGTAGAAGAGGAGATGGAGGCCACTATTAAAGAGGTCGGAGAAAGGGTGACCTTTGATGTTGGCGTATATGGTATCCATCCGGAGTTGGTCAAGCTTTTGGGCCGCCTCAAGTACCGGACTAGCTACGCTCAGAATGTTCTTCAACATTCGGTTGAGGTGGCTTTTCTCTCGGGTCTTATGGCTGGAGAGCTTGGACTTGATGTTAAAAAGGCTAAACGGGCTGGTCTACTTCATGATATTGGCAAGGCAGTGGACCACGAAGTGGAGGGGCCTCATGCTTTGATCGGGGCGGAGCTGGCCAAACGTTATGGAGAGGATGAAGAGGTGGTTCAGGCTATTGCTGCCCACCATGAGGATGTTCCCTGTGAAAGTCCCCTGGCGGTGTTGGTCCAGGCCGCTGATGCCCTGTCCGGGGCTCGCCCGGGAGCCAGGCGCGAGATGCTGGAGACCTATATCAAACGCCTTGAGGATCTTGAGCGGATTGCCTACTCATTTCCGGGGGTGCAGAAGGCCTTTGCCATTCAGGCTGGGCGAGAAATTCGTATCATGGTGGACTCTGGCCGTCTTTCTGATGCTGAAACGGCCCTCCTGTGTCGGGACATTACCAAGAAGATCGAAAAAGAGCTTACCTATCCGGGACAGATTAAGGTAACGGTGATTCGTGAGACTAGGGCCATAGAGTATGCCAAGTAA
- a CDS encoding bifunctional UDP-N-acetylglucosamine diphosphorylase/glucosamine-1-phosphate N-acetyltransferase GlmU, producing the protein MDLCALILAAGKGTRMKSQRPKVLHEILGQPMLAYILDAVKSLNPCQVVVVVGHKASEVEKAFADQSLTFVHQSEQLGTGHAVQIALDSLEADRVLITCGDTPLLSANTLGLLFEEHLRSRASLSFLTAELADPTGYGRIIRDATGGPQTIVEEKDASTLEKKVKEVNAGVYIADRDFLRKALESLRPENAQGEYYLTDIVAWAASNGFPMATVQLRDPDEMLGVNDRRQLAHVENILLQRLRERLMKEGVTLKMPETIYLEPSVAIEDDVTIWPGAVLRGQTVIHRGAEIGPGAILIDALVPEGTRVCPGAILIGPDSSLC; encoded by the coding sequence ATGGATCTTTGTGCCCTTATCCTGGCTGCTGGTAAAGGAACAAGAATGAAATCTCAACGTCCGAAAGTGCTGCATGAGATCTTGGGGCAACCTATGCTGGCCTATATCTTGGATGCCGTCAAAAGTCTTAATCCTTGTCAGGTGGTGGTTGTGGTGGGGCATAAAGCCTCAGAGGTTGAAAAGGCCTTTGCCGATCAAAGTTTGACCTTTGTCCATCAATCTGAGCAGTTAGGGACAGGACATGCCGTTCAGATAGCTCTGGATTCCCTTGAGGCTGACAGAGTCCTTATTACCTGTGGGGACACCCCCCTTCTGTCCGCAAACACCTTGGGTCTTCTTTTTGAAGAGCACCTTAGAAGCAGAGCCAGTCTCTCTTTCCTTACCGCAGAACTGGCAGATCCAACAGGTTATGGTCGGATAATTAGGGATGCTACCGGGGGGCCGCAAACTATAGTTGAAGAAAAGGATGCCTCCACTTTAGAGAAGAAGGTTAAAGAGGTGAATGCCGGGGTCTATATCGCTGATAGAGACTTCTTAAGAAAGGCCCTGGAGAGCCTTCGTCCTGAAAACGCTCAGGGAGAATATTATCTTACCGATATCGTTGCCTGGGCGGCAAGCAATGGTTTCCCGATGGCTACAGTTCAACTTCGGGATCCTGATGAGATGTTAGGGGTTAACGATCGTCGGCAATTAGCTCATGTGGAGAATATTCTTCTCCAGCGTTTGAGAGAAAGATTAATGAAAGAAGGGGTAACCCTTAAAATGCCCGAGACCATTTATCTTGAGCCTTCTGTAGCTATAGAAGATGATGTGACTATCTGGCCTGGCGCTGTTCTTCGAGGTCAGACAGTTATCCATCGAGGGGCTGAGATTGGTCCGGGAGCCATTCTTATTGATGCTCTGGTACCAGAAGGGACCAGGGTTTGTCCGGGAGCTATCCTCATCGGCCCCGATTCAAGTCTCTGCTAA
- a CDS encoding F0F1 ATP synthase subunit epsilon: MPNKILLEIVTPSRLVVSEEVDIVTAPGVAGEFGVLANHAPMVATIKIGELRYRKDGHEEYVAISGGFCEVSKNKITFLAEAAEKAHEIDVERAMRAKERAERRLQEAAAKRERIDMARAQAALQRALTRLKVVEHARGHH, encoded by the coding sequence ATGCCAAACAAGATCCTTTTGGAAATAGTCACTCCCAGTAGATTGGTAGTCTCTGAGGAGGTTGATATTGTCACTGCCCCGGGGGTAGCGGGTGAATTTGGGGTCTTGGCCAACCATGCTCCCATGGTAGCTACTATCAAAATTGGTGAACTACGCTATCGAAAAGATGGGCATGAGGAGTATGTGGCTATTAGTGGGGGGTTTTGCGAGGTCTCAAAGAATAAAATTACCTTTTTAGCTGAAGCAGCAGAAAAGGCCCATGAGATAGACGTTGAGCGGGCTATGAGGGCCAAGGAGCGAGCCGAAAGGCGTCTCCAGGAAGCGGCAGCCAAAAGAGAGAGGATAGATATGGCTCGGGCCCAGGCGGCTCTCCAAAGGGCTCTTACCCGGTTAAAAGTGGTCGAACATGCCAGAGGTCATCATTAG
- the atpD gene encoding F0F1 ATP synthase subunit beta has product MSEANYGKIVQVMGPVVDVEFPPGKVPAILEAIKVTNPAIDDREENLTLEVAQHLGDNMVRTIAMDTTDGLQRGMKARATGSPIRVPVGEATLGRIMNVVGDPVDEAGPIEAKETYPIHRPAPAFTDQDVTIKVLETGIKVLDLLVPFPRGGKMGTFGGAGVGKTVVMMEMIHNIAMEHGGISVFCGVGERTREGNDLYLEMKHSGVISKAALVYGQMNEPPGARARVALTGVTVAEYFRDEQGQDVLLFIDNIFRFTQAGSEVSALLGRIPSAVGYQPTLATDLGELQERITSTTKGSITSVQCVYVPADDLTDPAPATTFAHLDGTVVLSRQIAELGIYPAVDPLDSMSRILDPNVLGEEHYQVARGVQQVLQRYKDLQDIIAILGMDELSDEDKLIVGRARKIQRFLSQPFHVAEQFTGTPGRYVKIEDTVRGFKEILDGKHDDLPEQAFYMVGTIEEAVEKAQKMAAGG; this is encoded by the coding sequence ATGAGTGAAGCCAACTACGGCAAAATAGTTCAGGTTATGGGGCCGGTTGTGGATGTTGAGTTTCCGCCGGGCAAGGTTCCAGCCATCCTTGAGGCCATTAAGGTTACCAATCCGGCCATCGATGATCGGGAGGAGAACCTTACCCTGGAGGTGGCTCAGCACCTCGGAGATAATATGGTTCGAACCATCGCCATGGACACCACTGATGGTTTGCAGCGGGGAATGAAGGCTCGGGCCACTGGTTCTCCTATTCGGGTGCCGGTGGGAGAGGCCACCTTGGGGCGGATTATGAATGTTGTTGGAGATCCTGTGGATGAAGCGGGTCCGATTGAGGCCAAGGAGACCTATCCTATTCATCGTCCGGCTCCGGCTTTTACTGATCAGGATGTGACCATTAAGGTTCTGGAAACCGGTATCAAGGTTCTTGATCTCTTGGTCCCCTTCCCCCGGGGTGGAAAGATGGGGACTTTCGGTGGGGCCGGTGTCGGCAAGACAGTGGTCATGATGGAAATGATCCATAATATCGCCATGGAGCATGGTGGTATTTCGGTCTTTTGTGGTGTAGGAGAGCGGACCCGTGAGGGTAATGACCTTTATCTGGAAATGAAGCACTCGGGGGTTATCTCCAAGGCCGCCCTGGTCTATGGTCAGATGAATGAGCCTCCAGGAGCCCGGGCCCGGGTGGCTCTTACCGGCGTTACCGTGGCTGAGTATTTCCGAGACGAGCAGGGACAGGACGTGCTTCTTTTCATCGACAACATCTTTCGTTTTACCCAGGCGGGTTCTGAGGTTTCGGCTCTACTAGGTCGTATTCCTTCGGCTGTCGGTTACCAGCCAACTTTGGCTACAGACCTTGGTGAGCTTCAGGAACGGATCACTTCAACCACTAAGGGGTCTATTACTTCGGTTCAGTGTGTTTATGTGCCGGCTGACGACCTTACTGACCCGGCTCCAGCCACCACTTTTGCTCATCTTGACGGAACAGTGGTTCTTTCGCGTCAAATAGCTGAGTTGGGAATATACCCAGCGGTGGATCCTCTGGATTCTATGTCCCGAATTCTTGATCCCAATGTTTTGGGTGAGGAACATTATCAGGTGGCTCGAGGAGTCCAGCAGGTTCTTCAGCGCTATAAAGACCTTCAGGATATTATCGCCATTTTGGGAATGGACGAGCTCTCGGATGAAGACAAGCTTATCGTGGGGCGGGCTCGAAAGATCCAGCGTTTTCTTTCTCAGCCCTTCCACGTAGCGGAACAGTTTACCGGGACCCCGGGGCGTTATGTAAAGATTGAAGATACAGTGCGTGGCTTTAAGGAGATCCTAGACGGTAAACATGACGACTTGCCAGAGCAGGCCTTCTACATGGTTGGAACCATTGAGGAGGCTGTCGAGAAGGCTCAGAAGATGGCGGCAGGAGGCTAG
- the atpG gene encoding ATP synthase F1 subunit gamma produces the protein MPNLRDIRRKIDAVKKIGQITRAMNMVAAAKLRTAQARMEKFRPYATKFREVITDLAASGAIDPAQFPLMQVREPKRVEILLITADRGLCGAFNTNLITAAEKFARSLQAEGKEVSMVCVGRKGADYFRKSPFNMRKDYRDIMARFEIFNAREIAREVMNDFIEAKTDEVYIIYGLFINVVRQIPKTEKLLPITIEQEGETTAGGEAAYIYEPSAEEIFQQLLPMYVNTQVFRGMLETAASEQAARMTAMDNANRACGDMVHSLTLLFNKTRQASITKELMDIVGGAEALKG, from the coding sequence ATGCCTAACTTAAGAGATATTCGGCGCAAAATTGATGCCGTTAAAAAAATCGGGCAGATTACCCGGGCCATGAACATGGTTGCCGCGGCTAAGCTCCGTACAGCCCAGGCCCGTATGGAAAAGTTTCGTCCCTATGCCACCAAGTTTCGGGAGGTAATTACCGATCTGGCGGCCTCGGGGGCTATTGATCCAGCCCAGTTTCCTCTGATGCAGGTCAGAGAGCCCAAGCGGGTGGAGATCCTTCTTATTACCGCGGATCGAGGGCTGTGCGGGGCCTTCAATACCAATCTTATAACCGCGGCGGAAAAGTTTGCTCGTTCTCTTCAGGCCGAAGGCAAAGAGGTTTCCATGGTCTGTGTGGGCCGGAAGGGGGCAGATTACTTCCGTAAGTCTCCCTTCAATATGCGTAAAGATTATCGGGATATTATGGCCCGTTTTGAGATTTTTAATGCTCGTGAGATAGCCCGAGAAGTCATGAATGACTTCATTGAGGCCAAGACCGATGAGGTCTATATCATATATGGTCTATTTATTAATGTGGTTCGTCAAATCCCCAAGACAGAAAAGCTTCTTCCTATTACCATTGAGCAAGAGGGGGAGACTACTGCGGGCGGGGAAGCGGCTTATATCTATGAGCCCTCTGCCGAGGAGATTTTTCAGCAGCTTCTGCCCATGTATGTGAATACTCAAGTTTTTAGGGGAATGTTGGAGACGGCGGCCAGCGAGCAGGCAGCTAGAATGACGGCGATGGATAACGCTAATCGGGCGTGCGGCGATATGGTCCATAGCCTGACGTTGCTCTTTAATAAGACTCGTCAGGCCTCCATTACTAAAGAACTCATGGATATCGTGGGAGGCGCCGAGGCCCTTAAGGGGTAA
- the atpA gene encoding F0F1 ATP synthase subunit alpha encodes MTQIKASEISDLIKKQIEEYEKKVDLNEMGVVISVGDGIARVYGLRNCQAMELIEFPGGEMGIALNLELDNVGVPIMGEAHHIKEGDLCKRTGRIAEVPVGEAVLGRVVDPLGRPLDGKGPIEAKDFRRIEVKAPGIIARRPVHEPMYTGIKAIDAMTPIGRGQRELIIGDRQTGKTAICVDAIINQKDSDIYCIYVAVGQKKSTVAQVVEVLRRYGAMEYTTVVAACASDPATLQFIAPYAGCAMGEYFRDSGRHALIIYDDLSKQANAYREVSLLLRRPPGREAFPGDIFYNHSRLLERAAKMHESKGGGSLTALPIIETLQGDVSAYIPTNVISITDGQVYLEPSLFFAGIRPAINVGLSVSRVGGAAQVKAMKQVAGRLRLDLAQYRELAAFAQFGSELDKATQAQLNRGMRLTEILKQPQYQPLPLEKQVCILFAGTRGFLDELPVEVLQDYERELYEFVESKYPDVFKEIAEKKEISPELEEKMKNMLNEFNQQFKQAHGLS; translated from the coding sequence ATGACTCAGATTAAAGCTTCGGAAATTAGTGATCTCATAAAAAAGCAGATCGAGGAGTACGAAAAGAAAGTTGACCTGAATGAGATGGGGGTTGTTATTTCCGTGGGTGATGGAATCGCCCGCGTCTATGGCTTGCGTAACTGCCAGGCTATGGAGCTTATTGAGTTTCCTGGCGGTGAGATGGGGATCGCGCTTAACTTGGAGCTGGATAATGTTGGTGTCCCCATTATGGGAGAGGCTCACCATATTAAAGAGGGGGATCTTTGCAAGCGGACTGGCCGAATCGCTGAGGTCCCGGTGGGTGAAGCGGTTTTGGGGCGTGTGGTTGATCCTCTGGGGCGTCCGCTAGATGGGAAGGGCCCTATTGAGGCCAAAGACTTCCGGCGTATCGAGGTTAAGGCCCCGGGGATTATTGCTCGCCGGCCAGTGCATGAGCCCATGTATACGGGTATCAAGGCCATTGATGCCATGACTCCTATTGGGCGTGGCCAGCGTGAGCTCATTATTGGTGACCGTCAGACGGGTAAAACCGCCATCTGTGTGGATGCCATTATTAACCAGAAGGACAGTGACATCTATTGTATTTATGTTGCCGTAGGACAAAAGAAGTCCACTGTGGCCCAGGTGGTGGAGGTGCTCCGCCGCTATGGAGCCATGGAATATACTACCGTGGTGGCCGCCTGTGCTTCGGATCCGGCGACCCTTCAGTTTATTGCTCCTTATGCTGGTTGCGCCATGGGTGAGTATTTTCGTGACTCTGGCCGCCATGCCTTGATCATCTACGATGATCTTTCCAAGCAGGCCAATGCCTATCGAGAGGTGTCTCTCCTTCTGCGGCGTCCTCCCGGACGAGAGGCCTTCCCGGGAGATATTTTCTATAACCACTCTCGTCTCCTGGAGCGGGCGGCTAAAATGCACGAGAGCAAGGGGGGTGGCAGCCTTACGGCCTTGCCCATTATTGAGACTCTCCAGGGAGACGTCTCCGCCTATATTCCCACTAATGTTATTTCTATTACTGATGGTCAGGTGTATCTTGAGCCCAGTCTCTTTTTTGCTGGTATCCGGCCGGCCATCAACGTTGGTCTTTCGGTCTCCCGAGTGGGTGGTGCCGCCCAGGTAAAGGCGATGAAGCAGGTCGCTGGTCGGCTCCGTCTGGATCTGGCGCAGTATCGAGAGCTGGCCGCCTTTGCCCAGTTTGGTTCCGAGCTTGATAAGGCCACTCAGGCTCAGCTGAATCGGGGTATGAGGCTTACAGAAATTCTCAAGCAGCCTCAATATCAGCCTCTGCCTTTAGAGAAACAGGTTTGTATCCTTTTTGCTGGTACCCGTGGTTTTCTGGATGAGTTGCCGGTGGAAGTGCTCCAGGATTATGAGAGGGAGCTCTATGAATTTGTCGAGAGCAAATATCCTGATGTCTTCAAGGAGATTGCCGAGAAGAAAGAGATCAGCCCTGAGCTGGAAGAAAAGATGAAAAATATGCTTAATGAGTTCAATCAGCAGTTTAAGCAGGCCCATGGCCTGTCTTAA
- the atpH gene encoding ATP synthase F1 subunit delta — translation MTRKVIALKYARGLFAVGKEDGQFKEYGQELDRLAAFLREAPDIMEALENPVFPPDLKLQIVEELIKALSIIDAVAKFLRLLVEKRRIHHIAQIAEAYQELLDEELGISRAKVVAAIELSPEDQQKLAEALEKVTGQKVIVEMEVDPSIIGGVVARIGDLVLDGSIRAQLEKFKESIRRGEVAS, via the coding sequence TTGACGCGCAAAGTAATAGCCCTCAAATACGCTCGAGGTCTTTTTGCTGTTGGCAAGGAAGACGGCCAGTTTAAGGAGTACGGCCAGGAGCTTGATCGCTTGGCCGCCTTTTTGCGGGAGGCCCCGGATATTATGGAGGCCCTGGAAAACCCTGTCTTTCCGCCGGACTTAAAGCTCCAGATTGTCGAGGAGCTTATCAAGGCCTTGAGCATCATTGACGCGGTGGCCAAGTTTCTCCGTCTCTTGGTGGAAAAACGTCGCATTCACCACATTGCCCAGATTGCGGAGGCCTATCAGGAGCTTTTGGATGAAGAGCTGGGGATTAGTCGGGCCAAAGTGGTGGCGGCCATTGAGCTTTCGCCGGAAGATCAGCAAAAGTTGGCTGAGGCTCTGGAGAAGGTGACCGGTCAGAAGGTTATTGTAGAGATGGAAGTAGATCCCTCAATTATAGGAGGGGTGGTGGCCCGAATAGGTGATTTGGTTCTGGATGGTAGTATTCGGGCCCAGTTAGAAAAATTTAAAGAATCCATAAGAAGGGGTGAGGTGGCCTCATGA
- the atpF gene encoding F0F1 ATP synthase subunit B: MKSIRPPVWLVIVFLVFGLSFLGLGSALAVEEHATGGHEATYQAEAGHASHPQGESEMAGGGSDHAAAAHGEAAHGEGEHHGVTPSQIRNLIWWTVNFVLLVFILVKFGKAPVSQMFRERRESIEGRLEELEAKRREAEARYREYEQRLSGLEEEARQIMEAFVEQGEKEKARIIAEAKETAERIKQQAEFYVQQELEKARQQLREEVADLAVKMAEDIIKKNITPEDQKRLVGEFIEKVVQVH; this comes from the coding sequence ATGAAATCCATAAGGCCTCCAGTTTGGCTGGTAATTGTTTTTTTGGTGTTTGGTCTTTCTTTTTTGGGTTTGGGGTCAGCTCTGGCGGTGGAGGAGCATGCCACCGGTGGGCATGAGGCAACCTATCAGGCTGAGGCCGGGCATGCCTCTCACCCTCAGGGAGAGTCTGAGATGGCTGGTGGGGGCAGCGATCATGCGGCAGCAGCCCATGGTGAGGCGGCCCATGGTGAGGGTGAGCATCACGGAGTAACTCCTTCCCAGATTCGTAATCTCATCTGGTGGACAGTTAATTTTGTCCTCCTGGTTTTTATTTTAGTGAAGTTTGGAAAGGCCCCTGTTTCTCAAATGTTTCGGGAGCGGCGGGAGTCTATTGAGGGTCGTCTTGAGGAGCTGGAGGCCAAACGTCGGGAGGCTGAGGCCCGCTATCGTGAGTACGAGCAGCGTCTCTCCGGTCTTGAGGAGGAGGCCCGGCAGATAATGGAGGCTTTTGTTGAGCAGGGGGAGAAAGAGAAGGCCCGCATTATTGCCGAGGCTAAAGAGACGGCGGAGCGGATAAAGCAACAAGCTGAGTTTTACGTCCAGCAGGAGCTGGAAAAGGCCCGTCAGCAGCTTCGTGAAGAAGTGGCCGATTTGGCGGTCAAGATGGCGGAAGACATCATCAAGAAAAATATTACCCCTGAAGATCAGAAACGCCTTGTGGGCGAATTTATTGAAAAGGTGGTGCAGGTACATTGA
- a CDS encoding ATPase: protein MISLDITLWVQIVKILILTFILNAILIKPILRILREREEHFAGLEQDIQRFTESAEQLLENYNRRLAEARMEAGKKREELKLQAKQEEKSILEAATKEAEARKSELLSQVMKEIEGVRKALREQVEGFAAQIAQKLLGRSI from the coding sequence ATGATATCACTTGATATAACTTTATGGGTACAGATTGTAAAAATTCTTATTCTCACCTTCATTCTTAATGCCATCCTCATTAAGCCCATTTTGCGTATCCTCAGAGAGCGGGAAGAGCACTTTGCTGGCCTGGAGCAGGATATTCAGCGTTTTACAGAGAGCGCTGAGCAGCTTTTGGAGAACTATAATCGGCGGCTGGCTGAGGCTCGAATGGAGGCGGGGAAAAAGCGAGAGGAGCTGAAGCTTCAGGCCAAGCAGGAGGAAAAGTCTATATTGGAGGCGGCTACCAAGGAGGCTGAGGCCAGAAAGAGTGAGCTGCTTTCTCAAGTAATGAAAGAGATAGAAGGGGTTAGAAAGGCCCTGCGGGAGCAGGTGGAGGGTTTTGCGGCTCAGATAGCTCAGAAGCTCTTGGGGAGGAGCATTTAA